A section of the Arcobacter sp. F155 genome encodes:
- a CDS encoding thioredoxin family protein, whose product MKIEILGTGCTKCEALLQNVKQAVADEKIFAQIEKVDDPIKIMEYQVLSTPSLVVNGVVKSSGKLLNKEEVKEFLK is encoded by the coding sequence ATGAAAATTGAAATTTTAGGTACGGGTTGTACAAAGTGTGAAGCGTTACTTCAAAATGTAAAACAAGCAGTTGCAGATGAAAAAATATTTGCACAAATAGAAAAAGTTGATGACCCAATCAAAATTATGGAATATCAAGTTTTATCAACACCGTCACTTGTGGTAAATGGAGTTGTTAAAAGTAGTGGTAAATTATTAAATAAAGAAGAAGTAAAAGAGTTTTTAAAATAG